Part of the Trypanosoma brucei brucei TREU927 chromosome 2, complete sequence genome, TGCAGATGAGTTGCTGTTAAAGTCGTTGATGACAATGCAGGCGAAGCTTTCCGCCCGTTTTGACTCTATTCGCGGTATGGTGGACTCCCTTTATGATGAGGCGCGTACGGCCTCGATCCAACTTCAAAACGCCATGAATTCCTTTGCCGTCTTATCACAGAGGCAGTTCGTGCAGAACCGTGTGTCGGCAGAAGACGAAGGTAGCGAAAGAGAAACCGAGCCCTCCAAGTCTGATGAAGGCGAGTCAGAGGATAGAGAAAGGGGTCTTGGGGACGTGGAGGTGAGGGTTGCCCGTATGTGCCAAGAGTGCGTAGACCTTAGCTATCGTGTTCTCAAGAAACGAACAATGCCGTTGCTCGACGAGGACTCTTCCCTGAGTGAGTATGGTTCGGGGGATGATGAGAGCGAAGGAAGCTCCGCTGAGGTTCGCCGCCCTTCTTGCTCTGAGAATCTCTTCATGTCACCCATTACTTCAAGAAAATTTCTCAGCGACCCGTACGGGGGCTACTTTGATAATACTGTCGGCAAAGCAGATTTTACCTCGGGAGGGAGGCGTCGTCTTGGTGGTTCTACGGGACGAATGGGAAGAGGCTCGCGGCAAAACCCGTCAACGAGATTAGGGGGACCGACGACCGTGCGTCCTGCTGCGCCACCGCCGTTGCCACCCACTCCCCCACCGGTTCAGATGGCGAAGGCGAAAGGGACTTTGCCCCCACCACCTCCACCGATGCCCACAGGAAAGCTTAAGGCTCCCCCGCCTCCACCGCCACCGTTTGCGTCGATTGCTGGAAAGACGAGGGCACCCCTGCCACCGCCACCCCCTGCGCCTACTGGAAAGACTCAGGCCCCAGCAGCTCCACCCCCTGCGCCTACTGGAAAGACTCAGGCTCCAGCAGCTCCACCCCCTGCGCCTACTGGAAAGACTCAGGCCCCAGCAGCTCCACCCCCTGCGCCTACTGGAAAGACTCAGGCTCCAGCAGCTCCACCCCCTGCGCCTACTGGAAAGACTCAGGCCCCAGCAGCTCCACCCCCTGCGCCTACTGGAAAGACTCAGGCTCCAACAGCTCCACCCCCTGCGCCTACTGGAAAGACTCAGGCTCCAGCAGCTCCACCCCCTGCGCCTACTGGAAAGACTCAGGCTCCAGCAGCTCCACCCCCTGCGCCTACTGGAAAGACTCAGGCCCCAGCAGCCCCGCGTGTCGCCGCACAGACGCAAAAGCAGCAGGCAAAAAAAGGTGTAGCTGCGTTTCTCGACTCTTCCGACAGTTCGGACGGGTCAGAAGCGAAACCATGTGCGGGGGCTGTGGTAAGACCGGGTCTGGCAGCTCCTTCGCTTGTACGAGAGAATTCAACGCTCCCGTCACCCGCACCAGTGCTAAGCATGAAGAGGCCACCTGCTGCTTCAtcgggaaagggaaaggttGCCCTGTTCGACTCGAGCTCGGATAGTGACGAAGAAAACTCTGGTGTGCGAGCAGCCACTTTCACTGAGAAGGATGACCAACAGTTCCCTAAGGGAGGGGTGGGTGCTGGTGATTTGGCGCGCAAAGGCTCTCCGAGGGGGGTTCCGAGTCGAGCAACGAGCGGCAGTAGGGTCGGTCCAACTGACCAACAGAAGCTGATATCACCAGTGGGCAGCCCGCGGAGCAGGCGTCCAATCTTTTCTAGTTCAAGCGGCAGCTCTCCGGAAGCGACTCCACCGAGGGCGAGTATCAAACAAACCGGTTGCCGAGGTGCGGCTCTCGGGGTATCCAGTACCGCACAGGTAGGCGGCGGTAATAACCAAAGCACAACCGCAAAACCTCTCCCAACCACATTTCAATCTGTCGAGAGGAGTGTTCCAGCGTCTCCACCGccgccagaaggagtgcgtGCTAGGAGTGAGGCCGCACCTGCACAGTCGCCCGATGCCGCAGCCAATGTGATGCCTATTGTGAAGACGGAAACTCAACCACAAGGTGATGACAAAGAGCAGCATACTGCTGCGCCCCTGAAGGTGATACCCAATGTAGCCTTCAGCAAGCGTAAAATAAGCGATAGCGATTCCGACAATTAGGTTTATTCAGTTGCAGGAAACACAAATGTGGGTAAAAGACCCATACTGTGAGAAATACTTGATCTTTGCTGTTACCTCGGTACCTCTTtttgatttaaaaaaaagttaatgaACTCCTTTCAGATGGGTACAGGTatgctttcttctttccatttacggtctttcttttctttgctttttcgtTGATTTTTGTGGCGTGCGTATGCCGTCGGTGTGGGATGGGCGGCAAGTGAGGGGCCGGTGTGTTGAAAACTGGCCATATGCCATGGAACCTTCAAGGCCGGGTCGCAGTTGTGGTTGGAGCTTCGTCCACCGTTGGTCGGCAAGTGGCTTCACGGCTTGCTGATGAGCACCGTATGCGATTGGCGTGCGTTTCCAGAAGGGGTTGCGGTAGCTCCCTTCCGTCGGGGTGCGTCGCATTCAAAGCGGATCTCACAGTCGCACCAGAGTCCGACACTGTAATGAAgcaagtgaaggaaacactTGGTCCTGTTTCTCTCCTTGTAAACTGCGCGGGAGTCACGCTCAACAAAATTCATGTGCGTTGCACAGACACGGACTACGATGTACTTATGAATGTCAACCTACGGGGAGCGCTCCACATCACGCGTTCAGCACTCCGTCATGGTGGCATGCTTCAGGTAGGGGACGGCTCTGTTGTACACATCGGGTCTCTCGTGGGTTGTATGGGCAATGAGGGTCAGGTTATTTACTCCGCTTCGAAAGCAGCACTGAGTGGCGCAGTGAAGTCGTGGGCGCGTGAGTATGGCCCAAAGAACATTCGCTTTAATGTCATTGCCCCTGCGTTAATTGAAGGCGAAGGAATGGCCACAACGTTGACGGAGAATCAAATCGAAGAGTGGCGGCAGCGCTGTCCGCTACGGCGTTTGGCTACGGTAACTGACGTAGTTGATGCAGTTGTGGGT contains:
- a CDS encoding 3-oxoacyl-(acyl-carrier protein) reductase, putative, with the protein product MPWNLQGRVAVVVGASSTVGRQVASRLADEHRMRLACVSRRGCGSSLPSGCVAFKADLTVAPESDTVMKQVKETLGPVSLLVNCAGVTLNKIHVRCTDTDYDVLMNVNLRGALHITRSALRHGGMLQVGDGSVVHIGSLVGCMGNEGQVIYSASKAALSGAVKSWAREYGPKNIRFNVIAPALIEGEGMATTLTENQIEEWRQRCPLRRLATVTDVVDAVVGVACCPFISGQTIHVDGGMW